One window of Posidoniimonas polymericola genomic DNA carries:
- a CDS encoding N-acetyltransferase: MTQIEVVPVSSSKQQKQFLNLPWAINKSDPNWMPPLRQNQKLLCGFGKHPFYDSAEAQAFLAVRGGEPVGRLLAIVNHAHNNFHEDKLGFFGFFESIDDADVSNALFDAGAEWLRGKGMNSVRGPADPSINYEWGLLIDGYETPPYFMMTHNLPYYGRLWDAWGFAKSQDLFAFGGDISILHGLKDQKKLMRMDETVRERFGITVRQMDPKRFNQEVETFLRIYNEALTNTWGYVPMSRAELLHMAKDLKHLIVPELAIVAEVEGEPIGVMFGLLDYNPRIKKIDGKLFPFGFMRLLYNKRAIKRIRVVSTNVLPKYQGWGVGLVLALGMVYPGLEYGLEECEFSWVLETNDLSRKTLEKGGAPKYKTYRVYDRAL, from the coding sequence ATGACCCAGATCGAAGTCGTCCCTGTCAGCTCGTCGAAGCAGCAGAAACAGTTCCTCAACCTGCCGTGGGCCATCAACAAGTCCGACCCCAACTGGATGCCCCCGCTGCGGCAGAACCAGAAGCTGTTGTGCGGCTTCGGCAAGCACCCGTTCTACGACAGCGCCGAGGCCCAGGCCTTCCTGGCGGTGCGCGGCGGCGAGCCGGTGGGCCGTTTGCTGGCGATCGTCAATCATGCGCACAACAACTTCCACGAGGACAAGCTCGGGTTCTTCGGCTTCTTCGAGAGCATCGACGACGCCGACGTCAGCAACGCGCTGTTCGACGCCGGCGCCGAGTGGCTCCGCGGCAAGGGGATGAACTCGGTCCGCGGCCCCGCCGACCCCTCGATCAACTACGAGTGGGGCCTGCTGATCGACGGCTACGAGACGCCCCCCTACTTCATGATGACCCACAACCTGCCGTACTACGGCCGGCTGTGGGACGCGTGGGGGTTCGCGAAGTCGCAGGACCTGTTTGCGTTCGGCGGCGACATCAGCATCCTCCACGGTCTTAAGGATCAGAAGAAGCTGATGCGGATGGACGAGACCGTCCGCGAGCGGTTCGGCATCACCGTCCGGCAGATGGACCCCAAGCGGTTCAACCAGGAGGTCGAGACCTTCCTCCGCATCTATAACGAGGCCCTGACCAACACCTGGGGCTACGTGCCGATGTCCCGCGCCGAGCTGCTGCACATGGCCAAGGACCTCAAGCACCTGATCGTGCCGGAGCTGGCGATCGTGGCGGAAGTCGAGGGCGAGCCGATCGGCGTGATGTTCGGACTGCTGGACTACAACCCGCGGATCAAGAAGATCGACGGCAAGCTGTTCCCGTTCGGCTTCATGCGGCTGCTGTACAACAAACGCGCGATCAAGCGGATCCGCGTCGTGAGCACCAACGTGCTGCCGAAGTACCAGGGCTGGGGCGTCGGGCTCGTGCTGGCGCTCGGAATGGTCTACCCGGGGCTGGAGTACGGCTTGGAAGAGTGCGAGTTCTCCTGGGTCCTCGAGACCAACGACCTCTCACGCAAGACGCTGGAGAAGGGCGGGGCGCCGAAGTACAAGACCTACCGCGTGTACGACCGCGCCCTGTGA
- a CDS encoding ferritin-like domain-containing protein, translating to MDKETLIKNLNDDLSNELGAIIQYITYAAKATGPYRPQLASFFLAEVTDEQGHAQFLANKIVALGGEPCTTPVKVPAAGSNRAMLEAVLEAENKAVAGYTTRAKEADEFGDKGLAVQLEDMVRDESGHSEETERILRDWPL from the coding sequence GTGGACAAGGAAACCCTGATCAAGAACCTGAATGACGACTTGTCGAATGAGCTTGGAGCGATCATTCAGTACATCACCTACGCTGCCAAGGCGACTGGCCCGTACCGGCCGCAGCTGGCGAGCTTCTTCCTAGCCGAGGTGACCGACGAGCAGGGCCACGCCCAGTTCTTGGCGAACAAAATCGTCGCGCTCGGCGGCGAGCCCTGCACGACACCGGTCAAAGTCCCGGCAGCAGGCAGCAACCGGGCCATGCTCGAGGCAGTTCTGGAAGCCGAGAACAAGGCCGTCGCCGGCTACACGACGCGGGCCAAAGAGGCCGACGAGTTCGGCGACAAGGGCCTTGCCGTGCAGCTCGAGGACATGGTCCGCGACGAGAGCGGCCACTCCGAAGAGACCGAGCGGATCCTCCGCGACTGGCCCCTGTAG
- a CDS encoding NAD-dependent epimerase/dehydratase family protein, with translation MPTALVTGASGFIGPRLVMRLQSAGHDVACLVRAASKTQRLEQLGARLVRGDVTDPGSLAAAIDGVEHVYHLAGRTHAKNLDSFLSVNEAGTANLLEACARRDAPPVVLAVSSLAAAGPSAPAAPHRESDAPRPISLYGRSKLAGEQAARRFAADVPLTILRPPVVFGPGDHDGLNLFLGLKYSRLHPVPQRKGLPLSLVHADDLADAMALAVERGERVPAGADDPGHGVYYAADPAVSSWADAGRMAADAMGVRIVVVKLRKYPFLIPALAGELIGRVTGKPTLFGLDKLREASATGWVCSVAKAEEQLGFRCAKPLAERYHETAEWYREEGWI, from the coding sequence ATGCCAACCGCCCTGGTCACCGGCGCCAGCGGGTTTATTGGTCCCCGTCTGGTCATGCGTCTGCAGTCCGCCGGCCACGACGTGGCCTGCCTGGTGCGGGCCGCCTCGAAGACCCAGCGGCTCGAGCAGCTGGGCGCCCGGCTGGTCCGCGGCGACGTCACCGACCCCGGCAGCCTGGCGGCCGCGATCGACGGCGTCGAGCACGTTTACCACCTGGCGGGCCGCACCCACGCCAAGAACCTCGACAGCTTCCTCAGCGTCAACGAGGCCGGCACGGCCAACCTGCTTGAGGCCTGCGCCCGCCGCGACGCCCCGCCGGTCGTGCTGGCGGTCAGCTCGCTCGCCGCGGCCGGGCCCTCGGCGCCCGCCGCGCCGCACCGCGAATCCGACGCGCCGCGGCCGATCTCGTTGTACGGCCGCAGCAAGCTCGCAGGCGAACAGGCGGCCCGCCGGTTCGCGGCCGACGTCCCGCTGACGATCCTCCGCCCGCCGGTCGTGTTTGGCCCGGGCGACCACGACGGGCTCAACCTGTTCCTCGGCCTCAAGTACTCCCGGCTGCACCCGGTGCCGCAACGCAAGGGCCTGCCGCTGTCGCTCGTCCACGCCGACGACCTGGCCGACGCGATGGCGTTGGCGGTCGAGCGTGGCGAACGTGTCCCCGCCGGCGCCGACGACCCCGGCCACGGCGTCTACTACGCGGCCGACCCCGCCGTCAGCTCGTGGGCCGACGCCGGGCGGATGGCGGCCGACGCGATGGGCGTCCGCATAGTGGTGGTCAAACTCCGCAAGTACCCCTTCCTGATCCCCGCGCTCGCCGGCGAGTTGATCGGCCGCGTCACCGGCAAGCCGACCCTGTTCGGCCTCGACAAGCTCCGCGAGGCGTCTGCCACCGGCTGGGTCTGCAGCGTCGCGAAGGCAGAGGAGCAGCTCGGCTTCCGCTGCGCTAAACCCCTCGCCGAACGCTACCACGAGACCGCCGAATGGTACCGCGAAGAGGGCTGGATCTAA
- a CDS encoding GNAT family N-acetyltransferase: MAEVIEINDLQSLGAYRMAWNALFAETPRATFFQTYDWLCIYWQHFGEDKKLRVLVVRAGGQVIGIVPLCVQRQRHTVGTVRTLCYPLDNWGSVFGPIGANPAATLAMAMKHIAQTPRDWDRIELQWVAHESTDRGRSQRAMQLAGLRPALEPGDASSLIDLPGDYEDYLESRSTKFRHELRRHVSRVAELPAARHLRHRPAPAAGGDGSPNWDLFERCQEIARHSWQANSTDGNTLCHTAYEDYFRDTHAAAARLGMLDMNLLFVGDLAVAFNYNYVCRGRVLGLRMGYNPESAPKGAGMALLGMLIRDSCDRGDAQIDLGPGSQAFKRRLRTAVRTTHTLTYSSPASWRSQAIRLGHWIRRERRSA; encoded by the coding sequence ATGGCAGAAGTGATCGAGATCAACGACCTCCAATCCCTCGGCGCCTACCGCATGGCCTGGAACGCCCTCTTCGCCGAGACGCCCAGGGCCACCTTCTTCCAGACCTACGATTGGCTCTGCATCTACTGGCAGCACTTCGGCGAGGACAAGAAGCTACGCGTGCTGGTGGTGCGGGCCGGCGGGCAGGTCATCGGGATTGTCCCGCTCTGCGTGCAGCGTCAGCGGCACACGGTCGGAACGGTTCGGACCCTCTGCTACCCGCTCGACAACTGGGGGAGCGTCTTCGGGCCGATCGGCGCCAACCCGGCGGCCACGCTGGCGATGGCGATGAAGCACATCGCCCAGACCCCGCGGGACTGGGACCGGATCGAGCTGCAGTGGGTGGCCCACGAGTCGACCGACCGCGGCCGCTCGCAGCGGGCCATGCAGCTGGCCGGCCTGCGGCCCGCCCTCGAGCCTGGCGACGCGTCGTCGCTGATCGACCTGCCCGGCGACTACGAAGATTACCTCGAGTCGCGCTCGACCAAGTTCCGCCACGAGCTCCGCCGGCACGTGAGCCGCGTCGCCGAGCTCCCGGCGGCCCGTCACCTGCGTCACCGCCCGGCGCCCGCCGCTGGCGGCGATGGGTCGCCCAACTGGGACCTGTTTGAGCGTTGCCAAGAGATTGCCCGCCACAGCTGGCAGGCCAACTCGACCGACGGCAACACGCTCTGCCACACGGCCTACGAGGACTACTTCCGTGACACGCACGCCGCCGCGGCCCGACTCGGGATGCTCGACATGAACCTGCTGTTCGTCGGCGACTTGGCGGTCGCGTTCAACTACAACTACGTTTGCCGCGGGCGGGTGCTTGGGCTGCGGATGGGGTACAACCCCGAGAGCGCTCCCAAGGGCGCTGGGATGGCGTTGCTCGGCATGCTGATCCGCGACAGCTGCGACCGTGGCGACGCCCAGATCGACCTCGGCCCCGGCAGCCAAGCCTTTAAGCGGCGGCTGCGGACCGCCGTGCGGACTACCCACACACTGACCTACAGCTCGCCGGCGTCTTGGCGGTCGCAGGCGATCCGCCTGGGCCACTGGATCCGCCGCGAGCGTCGGTCGGCATAG
- a CDS encoding GNAT family N-acetyltransferase, protein MAQQWTPGLNGCEIRRLSDAEAPDADALTLRNPDPFGVYLQARQPNFFELCDAITASVCGRDDVLACLGAFVNGQLTGVASLGRVNRDIAIGAIPDWDALLEQHSEHDLNVCVTLWNDWTQAVIGAPHGSLCVQTLCVDAAYRRRGIATALVGALIDLLPTHGQSQLYMETMRTRSAVRFGRRLGFGVRRRTLSLSNRLRFGHWGTLLMVYSSGGRQRTTAAQQKTQGAGSP, encoded by the coding sequence GTGGCACAGCAGTGGACCCCAGGTTTGAACGGCTGTGAGATCCGCCGCCTGAGCGATGCCGAGGCGCCCGACGCCGATGCGTTGACTTTGCGGAATCCTGATCCCTTCGGCGTCTACCTGCAGGCTCGGCAGCCGAACTTCTTTGAGCTGTGCGACGCGATTACTGCAAGCGTCTGCGGCCGTGATGACGTATTGGCCTGCCTCGGGGCGTTTGTCAACGGCCAACTGACCGGTGTGGCGTCACTGGGCAGGGTCAACAGGGATATTGCTATCGGCGCCATCCCAGACTGGGACGCTCTACTGGAACAACACAGCGAACACGACCTGAACGTGTGCGTGACGTTGTGGAACGACTGGACCCAGGCGGTAATCGGCGCGCCGCACGGATCGCTTTGCGTGCAGACACTCTGCGTCGACGCCGCCTACCGGCGACGCGGGATCGCAACAGCGTTGGTCGGCGCCCTCATCGACCTTCTGCCAACCCACGGTCAATCGCAGCTCTACATGGAGACCATGCGCACCCGCAGCGCAGTCCGCTTTGGACGTCGGCTTGGGTTCGGTGTGCGGAGGAGAACCTTGTCCCTTTCGAACCGACTAAGGTTCGGCCACTGGGGAACGTTGCTGATGGTCTACAGCAGCGGCGGGCGTCAACGAACTACGGCCGCGCAGCAAAAAACCCAAGGGGCGGGCTCACCGTGA
- a CDS encoding glycoside hydrolase family 3 N-terminal domain-containing protein: protein MTCSTNRVLTLCGCVALAACVLNAADVQAQNPTPKTALKTSSGRPQSNAADPTAPAAVRFDAISGPVADVDGADQQADLKARVRQLVDAMTLEEKIGQMCQVTVYGEELPAGIAAAVSEGRVGSIFYTGPNGLDREAQRLAIDESRLGIPLIVCRDVVHGFRTVFPIPLGQAASWDAELVERAAAIAAAEASQQGVHWTFAPMVDICRDARWGRIAESLGEDPVLASELAAAMVRGFQTPNAELANPGIAACAKHFVGYGLSEGGRDYNRAMVSTSELHNTFLKPFKASTDAGLMTLMTAFSDINGVPASGHQELLRDVLRERWGFDGVVVSDYESVTEMIAHGYSANPAQAARQAVLAGVDMEMVSLSYHDTLPAQVRSGQVPVSLIDEAVARILMLKLNLKLSERAKIGSTEVALTDESRSVAQRLARESLVLLKNNDATLPLASDTIGRVAVIGPLADEQHEQLGCWMLDGQAGESVTPLQALREALGEERVSYVRALESSILPEQEGGIAAAVKAAKAADVAVLFVGEDAWLSGEARSRAEISLPGAQAELIGAVSEAGVPVVMVVVAGRPLTIGKQVEQCGSVLYAWHPGTMAGPAIADVLLGRHNPSGRLPVSMPKQVGQLPLYYNHPSTGRPSPRKVPSPLASAGVDFDEEAKYKSHYLDVDPFPLFPFGYGLSYTSFDYGQAELSTPRLSGDQTLAVRVPVTNTGDRAGVETVQLYVQDVAADLVRPVRELKAFRRVELQPGQTSVVEFALDRGDLEYYDNNAERKIEPGDFRIWVSPHSDVAEPAGVFTYAP, encoded by the coding sequence GTGACTTGTTCGACCAACCGAGTGCTGACCCTCTGCGGATGCGTGGCGTTGGCCGCGTGCGTCTTGAACGCGGCCGACGTTCAGGCTCAGAACCCTACACCCAAGACCGCGCTGAAGACCTCGTCGGGACGCCCCCAATCCAACGCAGCGGACCCGACCGCCCCGGCCGCGGTACGCTTCGACGCGATCAGCGGCCCCGTGGCTGACGTTGACGGAGCCGACCAGCAAGCCGACCTCAAGGCCCGCGTCCGCCAGCTGGTCGACGCAATGACGCTCGAAGAGAAGATCGGCCAGATGTGCCAGGTGACCGTCTACGGCGAAGAGCTCCCCGCGGGGATCGCCGCCGCGGTCAGCGAGGGACGCGTCGGCTCCATTTTCTACACCGGCCCGAACGGCCTGGACCGCGAGGCCCAGCGGCTGGCGATCGACGAGTCGCGACTCGGCATCCCGCTGATCGTCTGCCGCGACGTTGTGCACGGCTTCCGCACCGTCTTCCCGATCCCGCTCGGCCAGGCCGCCAGCTGGGACGCCGAACTCGTCGAGCGGGCCGCTGCAATCGCCGCCGCCGAGGCGAGCCAGCAGGGCGTGCACTGGACCTTCGCCCCGATGGTCGACATCTGCCGCGACGCCCGCTGGGGCCGGATCGCCGAGTCGCTGGGCGAGGACCCGGTGCTGGCGAGCGAGCTGGCCGCCGCCATGGTGCGCGGCTTCCAGACCCCCAACGCCGAGCTCGCCAACCCCGGCATCGCCGCCTGTGCGAAGCACTTTGTCGGCTACGGGCTGTCGGAGGGGGGCCGCGACTACAACCGCGCGATGGTCTCGACCAGCGAGCTGCACAACACCTTCCTGAAGCCCTTCAAGGCGTCGACCGACGCCGGGCTGATGACCCTGATGACCGCGTTCAGCGACATCAACGGCGTCCCCGCCAGCGGCCACCAGGAGCTGCTCCGCGACGTCCTCCGCGAGCGGTGGGGCTTCGATGGCGTCGTGGTGAGCGACTACGAGTCCGTCACCGAGATGATCGCGCACGGATACTCCGCTAACCCGGCCCAGGCGGCCCGCCAGGCGGTGCTGGCCGGCGTCGACATGGAGATGGTAAGCCTCTCCTACCACGACACCCTGCCCGCGCAGGTCCGCTCGGGCCAGGTGCCCGTTTCGCTGATTGACGAGGCGGTCGCCCGGATCCTGATGCTCAAGCTAAACCTCAAGCTCAGTGAACGGGCCAAGATTGGTTCGACCGAGGTCGCCCTGACGGACGAGTCACGCAGCGTTGCGCAGCGGCTGGCGCGGGAGAGCTTGGTTCTGCTCAAAAACAACGACGCCACGCTTCCGCTCGCGTCCGACACAATCGGCCGCGTCGCGGTGATCGGTCCGCTGGCGGATGAGCAGCACGAGCAGCTTGGCTGCTGGATGCTCGACGGGCAAGCCGGCGAGAGCGTCACCCCGCTGCAGGCGCTCCGCGAAGCGCTCGGCGAAGAACGCGTCAGCTACGTGCGGGCCCTAGAGAGTTCGATCCTCCCCGAGCAGGAGGGCGGCATCGCCGCCGCGGTGAAGGCCGCCAAGGCTGCCGACGTTGCGGTGCTGTTTGTTGGCGAGGACGCCTGGCTGAGCGGCGAGGCCCGCAGCCGTGCCGAGATCAGCCTCCCCGGCGCGCAGGCCGAGCTCATCGGGGCCGTCAGCGAGGCCGGCGTCCCCGTGGTGATGGTCGTGGTCGCCGGCCGCCCGCTGACCATCGGCAAGCAGGTCGAGCAGTGCGGCAGCGTGCTGTACGCCTGGCACCCCGGCACCATGGCCGGACCCGCCATCGCCGACGTGCTCCTTGGCCGCCACAACCCGTCTGGCAGGCTGCCGGTCTCGATGCCGAAGCAGGTCGGCCAGCTCCCGCTGTACTACAACCACCCCAGCACGGGGCGGCCGAGCCCCCGCAAGGTCCCCTCGCCGCTTGCCTCGGCGGGCGTCGACTTCGACGAGGAGGCCAAGTACAAGTCGCACTACCTAGACGTCGACCCGTTCCCGCTATTCCCGTTCGGCTACGGCCTCAGCTACACGAGCTTCGATTACGGCCAGGCAGAGCTTTCGACTCCTCGGCTGAGCGGCGACCAGACCCTGGCGGTCCGCGTCCCGGTGACCAATACCGGCGACCGCGCCGGCGTCGAGACCGTGCAGCTGTACGTGCAAGACGTCGCGGCCGACCTGGTCCGCCCGGTCCGCGAGCTGAAGGCGTTCCGCCGCGTCGAGCTGCAACCAGGGCAAACCTCGGTCGTCGAGTTCGCGCTCGACCGTGGCGACCTGGAGTACTATGACAATAATGCCGAGCGGAAAATCGAGCCGGGTGATTTCCGTATCTGGGTCAGCCCGCACAGCGACGTCGCCGAGCCGGCCGGCGTGTTCACCTACGCCCCATAA
- a CDS encoding DUF4254 domain-containing protein, translated as MLFDPRTFVSQVADLHAQAVARWHSQPLDNPYTGVMAVVCQQHQFNFQLWHQEDIARNPDVTDARIAEVKRAIDGFNQQRNDWIERIDETFIQMITAGGVTANADARLNTETPGSAVDRLSIMTLRIYHLREELDRDDIDDLHVAKVQEKLRRCGVQHADLSRSLSELLLEVFSGEKLLKVYRQMKMYNDPTLNPQLYRKAG; from the coding sequence ATGCTGTTCGATCCCCGCACGTTCGTCTCCCAAGTCGCCGACCTCCACGCCCAGGCGGTCGCCCGCTGGCACAGCCAGCCGCTCGACAACCCCTACACCGGCGTGATGGCGGTGGTCTGCCAGCAGCACCAGTTCAACTTCCAGCTCTGGCACCAAGAGGACATCGCCCGCAACCCCGACGTGACCGACGCTCGCATCGCCGAAGTCAAACGCGCCATTGATGGCTTCAACCAGCAGCGGAACGACTGGATTGAGCGGATCGACGAGACCTTCATCCAGATGATCACCGCCGGCGGCGTCACCGCCAACGCGGACGCACGGCTCAACACTGAAACCCCCGGCAGCGCGGTCGACCGACTCTCGATCATGACGCTGCGGATCTACCACCTCCGCGAGGAGCTCGACCGCGACGATATCGACGACCTGCACGTCGCGAAGGTGCAGGAGAAGCTCCGCCGCTGCGGCGTGCAGCACGCGGACCTGTCGCGTTCGCTCAGCGAGCTGCTGCTCGAGGTCTTCTCCGGCGAGAAGCTGCTGAAGGTCTACCGCCAGATGAAGATGTACAACGACCCCACGCTCAACCCGCAGCTCTACCGCAAGGCAGGCTGA